One Pyrus communis chromosome 4, drPyrComm1.1, whole genome shotgun sequence genomic region harbors:
- the LOC137732100 gene encoding cullin-1 — MNDRKTIDLEQGWEIMQKGITKLKNILEGLPEPQFSSDDYMLLYTTIYNMCTQKPPHDYSQQLYDKYRESFEEYITSTVLPSLREKHDEFMLRELVKRWTNHKIMVRWLSRFFHYLDRYFIARRSLPPLNEVGLTCFRDLVYQELKAKVRDAVISLIDQEREGEQIDRALLKNVLDIFVEIGMGQMDHYENDFEVDMLKDTAAYYSRKASNWILEDSCPDYMLKAEECLKREKDRVSHYLHSSSEPKLLEKVQHELLSVYATQLLEKEHSGCHALLRDDKVDDLSRMFRLFSKIPRGLDPVSQIFKQHVTAEGTALVKQAEDAASNKKAEKKDVVGLQEQVFVRKVIELHDKYIAYVNECFQNHTLFHKALKEAFEIFCNKGVAGSSSAELLATFCDNILKKGGSEKLSDEAIEETLEKVVKLLAYISDKDLFAEFYRKKLARRLLFDKSANDDHERCILTKLKQQCGGQFTSKMEGMVTDLTLAKDNQVGFEEYLKNNPQANPGIDLTVTVLTTGFWPSYKSFDLNLPPEMVKCVELFREFYQTKTKHRKLTWMYSLGTCNIIGKFEPKTIELIVTTYQASALLLFNTSDRLSYSEIMTQLNLTDDDVVRLLHSLSCAKYKILNKEPNTKTLSPTDYFEFNAKFTDKMRRIKIPLPPVDEKKKVIEDVDKDRRYAIDASIVRIMKSRKVLGHQQLVMECVEQLGRMFKPDFKAIKKRIEDLITRDYLERDKDNPNLFRYLA, encoded by the exons ATGAACGACCGTAAGACCATCGATTTAGAACAAGGATGGGAGATCATGCAGAAGGGGATCACAAAGCTGAAGAACATTCTAGAAGGGTTGCCCGAGCCGCAGTTCAGCTCTGATGACTACATGTTGCTCTACAC AACCATATACAATATGTGCACTCAAAAGCCACCACATGACTATTCACAGCAGCTCTATGACAAGTACAGGGAATCTTTTGAAGAGTACATTACTTCGACG GTTTTGCCATCTTTGAGAGAGAAGCATGATGAGTTCATGTTGAGAGAGCTTGTGAAAAGGTGGACCAACCATAAAATCATGGTCAGGTGGCTCTCTCGTTTCTTTCATTATCTTGATCGCTACTTTATAGCTCGGAGATCACTTCCACCCTTAAATGAAGTTGGACTTACGTGCTTCCGAGATCTC GTCTACCAAGAATTGAAAGCAAAAGTAAGAGATGCTGTAATATCTCTG ATTGATCAAGAACGTGAAGGAGAGCAGATTGATCGAGCTCTGTTGAAGAATGTTCTGGATATATTTGTTGAGATTGGAATGGGGCAAATGGATCACTATGAAAATGACTTTGAAGTTGACATGCTTAAAGACACCGCTGCCTATTATTCTCGAAAAGCTTCCAATTGGATCTTAGAAGATTCCTGTCCGGATTATATGCTAAAA GCAGAGGAATGTTTAAAACGGGAGAAAGATAGAGTTTCTCACTACTTGCACTCTAGTAGTGAGCCAAAGCTGCTTGAG aAAGTTCAACATGAGCTGTTGTCTGTTTATGCAACACAATTACTTGAGAAAGAGCACTCGGGGTGCCATGCATTGCTTCGAGATGACAAG GTGGATGATCTGTCTAGAATGTTCAGGCTATTTTCTAAGATACCTCGAGGCTTGGATCCTGTTTCTCAAATATTCAAGCAG CATGTTACTGCTGAAGGAACAGCCTTAGTCAAACAGGCAGAAGATGCAGCAAGCAACAAGAAG GCAGAGAAAAAGGATGTGGTTGGTTTGCAGGAACAG gtttttgttagaaaagtGATTGAGCTGCATGATAAGTACATAGCATACGTCAATGAATGTTTCCAAAACCATACTCTTTTCCACAAG GCCCTAAAAGAGGCTTTTGAGATCTTTTGCAACAAGGGTGTTGCTGGAAGCTCTAGTGCAGAACTACTTGCCACTTTTTGTGATAACATTCTTAAGAAAGGTGGTAGTGAAAAGTTGAGTGATGAAGCCATTGAGGAGACACTTGAGAAG GTGGTAAAGTTGCTGGCTTATATTAGTGACAAGGACCTGTTTGCTGAGTTCTATAG GAAAAAGCTTGCTCGACGTCTTCTTTTTGACAAGAGTGCTAATGATGACCATGAGAGATGTATTTTGACAAAACTGAAGCAACAATGTGGTGGTCAGTTTACCTCAAAGATGGAGGGAATG gttaCTGATTTGACATTGGCCAAGGACAACCAAGTTGGCTTTGAGGAGTATCTGAAAAATAATCCGCAGGCAAATCCAGGGATTGATTTGACAGTTACTGTGTTGACCACTGGCTTCTGGCCAAGCTACAAGTCTTTTGACCTCAACCTACCCCCAGAGATG GTTAAGTGCGTAGAACTTTTCAGGGAATTCTATCAAACAAAGACAAAACACAGAAAACTTACATGGATGTACTCACTGGGTACTTGTAATATCATTGGGAAATTTGAACCAAAAACCATAGAGCTTATTGTGACGACTTATCAG GCTTCAGCCCTGCTGTTATTCAATACCTCAGATAGACTGAGTTACTCGGAGATTATGACTCAGTTAAACTTGACTGATGATGATGTTGTCAGACTACTCCATTCCTTGTCATGTGCCAAATATAAGATCCTTAATAAggaaccaaacacaaaaactcTCTCCCCTACTGATTACTTTGAGTTCAACGCTAAGTTTACTGACAAAATGAGGAGGATCAAG ATTCCACTCCCACCGGTGGACGAGAAGAAGAAAGTAATTGAAGATGTTGACAAGGACAGACGGTATGCCATCGATGCATCAATTGTGCGTATTATGAAGAGCCGTAAAGTTTTGGGTCATCAGCAGTTGGTTATGGAGTGTGTAGAGCAGCTAGGTCGCATGTTCAAG CCCGACTTCAAAGCAATAAAAAAGAGGATCGAAGATCTAATCACAAGAGACTACTTAGAGCGGGACAAAGACAACCCTAATTTGTTTAGGTACTTGGCATGA